A single Acidobacteriota bacterium DNA region contains:
- a CDS encoding DUF2161 family putative PD-(D/E)XK-type phosphodiesterase, which produces MREQTLYPPVKAFLEGQGYAVKGEVNGCDLVAVRGEEPPLIVELKTSFSLPLVFQGVARQALSDNVYLAVPPFSGRTNRKKDALGLCRRLGLGLLTVRLEPTPFVEALADPAPYRPRQRKHTIGRLLREFQRRVGDPNQGGSTGRPIMTAYRQDALRCAVHLRLHGPTKAAVAARGTGVARARAIMYADHYGWFERAADTPPGVYRLTPKGHAALKQYADAVAALERSDSSLGV; this is translated from the coding sequence GTGCGCGAACAGACGCTCTACCCGCCGGTCAAGGCGTTTCTCGAGGGACAGGGCTACGCCGTCAAGGGAGAGGTCAACGGTTGCGACCTCGTCGCGGTGCGGGGCGAGGAGCCGCCCTTGATCGTCGAGTTGAAGACGAGTTTCTCCCTGCCCCTCGTGTTCCAGGGAGTCGCACGACAGGCTCTCTCCGACAACGTCTACCTCGCCGTTCCACCGTTCTCGGGACGGACGAATCGAAAGAAGGACGCCCTTGGGCTGTGCCGCCGCCTCGGGCTCGGTCTGCTGACGGTGAGGCTCGAGCCGACGCCCTTCGTGGAGGCGCTGGCCGACCCGGCGCCGTACCGGCCGCGCCAGCGGAAGCACACGATCGGACGGTTGCTGCGGGAGTTCCAGCGGCGGGTGGGCGATCCGAACCAGGGTGGCTCGACCGGCCGCCCGATCATGACCGCCTACCGGCAGGACGCGCTGCGCTGCGCCGTCCATCTCCGTCTGCACGGTCCGACGAAGGCTGCCGTCGCCGCCAGGGGAACGGGAGTTGCCCGGGCCAGGGCGATCATGTACGCGGACCACTACGGCTGGTTCGAACGCGCCGCGGACACACCTCCCGGCGTCTACCGGTTGACGCCGAAGGGCCATGCGGCGCTCAAGCAGTACGCTGACGCGGTGGCGGCGCTGGAGCGGAGCGACAGTAGCCTAGGAGTGTGA
- a CDS encoding sulfatase-like hydrolase/transferase: MKANHGTRAAALACAVAACAVGCGTPPGEVDSAAGGEDGRPPNIVLIMADDLGYGDISPYDGWIETPHLDRLAAAGMLLTDFHTSGAVCSPTRAGLVTGRYQHRAGVPAVLVANSDSPLYHQGIDAEAHTIGEAFRELGYTTAVFGKWHLGYLPQFKPPLHGFDEFRGFVSGNIDYQSHVDRMGRPDWWNGETLEDEEGYLSDLIGDHAERFIAGHRDEPFFLYLAHHAPHYPYQGPGDPAERYAGEDTFPGVGAVTDRKRAYREMVESMDASVGRVLDALEEQGLFENTLVWFFSDNGATREGSNGALRGFKASYWEGGHRVPSLATMPGRIAAGSTSTAITSTLDVMPTVLAMAGGAAHPDLPFDGTDIGPVLFDGEDAPPRQLFWSSPAQFWRGAAVRDGRYKLVIDRRTQRAAAAEGEEITDPLPMLFDLEADLDETTDLAADEPQRVEAMMAALERWREDVGAP, from the coding sequence ATGAAGGCGAACCACGGCACCCGAGCCGCTGCACTGGCCTGCGCCGTGGCCGCCTGCGCGGTCGGCTGCGGCACGCCGCCAGGCGAAGTGGATTCGGCCGCGGGCGGCGAGGACGGTCGACCGCCGAACATCGTCCTCATCATGGCGGACGACCTCGGCTACGGCGACATCAGTCCCTATGACGGCTGGATCGAGACGCCGCACCTGGATCGCCTGGCCGCCGCCGGCATGCTGCTGACCGACTTCCACACCAGCGGCGCGGTGTGCTCGCCAACCCGCGCCGGCCTGGTCACGGGCCGTTATCAGCACCGGGCGGGCGTTCCCGCCGTCCTGGTCGCGAACTCGGACAGTCCGCTCTACCACCAGGGCATCGACGCCGAGGCGCACACGATCGGCGAGGCCTTCCGGGAGCTCGGCTACACGACCGCGGTCTTCGGCAAGTGGCACCTCGGATACCTGCCGCAGTTCAAGCCGCCTCTTCACGGCTTCGACGAGTTCCGCGGCTTCGTCAGCGGCAACATCGACTACCAGTCCCACGTCGACCGGATGGGTCGGCCCGACTGGTGGAACGGCGAGACGCTCGAAGACGAAGAGGGCTACCTCTCCGACCTGATCGGCGACCACGCCGAGCGGTTCATCGCCGGGCACCGGGACGAGCCGTTCTTCCTCTATCTGGCACACCACGCTCCGCACTACCCGTACCAGGGTCCGGGCGACCCGGCCGAGCGCTACGCGGGCGAAGACACGTTTCCGGGCGTCGGCGCGGTGACCGACAGGAAGCGCGCCTACCGCGAGATGGTCGAGTCGATGGACGCGAGTGTCGGCCGCGTCCTCGACGCGCTCGAAGAGCAGGGCCTGTTTGAGAACACGCTGGTCTGGTTCTTCTCCGACAACGGGGCGACTCGCGAAGGGTCCAACGGAGCGCTGCGCGGCTTCAAGGCCAGCTACTGGGAGGGCGGCCACCGTGTCCCCTCGCTAGCGACCATGCCCGGCAGAATCGCTGCCGGGTCGACGTCCACCGCGATCACGTCGACACTCGACGTGATGCCGACCGTCCTGGCGATGGCCGGCGGCGCTGCGCATCCCGACCTGCCCTTCGACGGCACCGACATCGGCCCGGTTCTCTTCGACGGCGAAGATGCGCCGCCCCGCCAACTCTTCTGGAGCAGCCCGGCCCAGTTCTGGCGCGGCGCCGCCGTTCGGGACGGCCGCTACAAGCTGGTCATCGACCGCCGGACGCAGCGAGCCGCCGCGGCAGAAGGCGAGGAGATCACCGATCCGCTGCCCATGCTCTTCGATCTGGAAGCCGACCTCGACGAGACGACCGACCTCGCCGCCGATGAACCGCAGCGGGTCGAAGCGATGATGGCGGCGCTCGAACGCTGGCGGGAAGACGTCGGCGCCCCGTAG
- a CDS encoding ATP-grasp domain-containing protein, whose protein sequence is MSDTSTSALLEEARAYYKALLRPVFEGRRFVLPGNIAVGLGNVALDLRGLGAARPFVVAGSQGTGPLPPREDAELRVLDVRGTDPLEHNRNVQRALADLPSAVRDAVDAWDPDGWARTLHTDPLAEPRPVAGRAAYAARASAWTGLEDKVVIDAFWDTVGVPRAPSQVVPARHKALRTAANALDRGHGTVWAPDAREGANAGAVALRWVRPDDDGRKAAADLTRIADSVRVMPFLEGIPASIHGVVFPDAVVAFRPVEMLVLRPASGDRLFYAGCSTWFDPRPDDRETMRALARRVGTELRERVGFRGSFGIDGILAEEGFLPTELNPRLGAGVSTLAGALGDFPLILLCLAIAEGEELDYRPELLEQAAVEAADANRVCGGGRTTERTLTDTGTYDLVRDGDDYREAEPGEEPEATLLFGPGPIGGFLRFTLNPAANEPGPPSAPQAARAFRLADRLLGTEFGDLEAARNVKP, encoded by the coding sequence GTGAGCGACACTTCAACGTCAGCGCTTCTGGAAGAAGCGAGGGCCTACTACAAGGCCCTCCTGCGGCCCGTCTTCGAGGGCCGCAGGTTCGTGCTGCCCGGCAACATCGCGGTGGGGCTCGGCAACGTGGCCCTCGACCTCCGCGGACTTGGCGCGGCGCGGCCCTTCGTGGTCGCCGGGAGCCAGGGAACGGGACCGCTGCCACCCCGGGAAGATGCGGAGCTGCGCGTGCTCGATGTTCGCGGCACGGATCCGCTGGAGCACAACCGCAACGTCCAGCGCGCGCTGGCCGACCTTCCGTCCGCGGTGCGGGATGCGGTCGACGCCTGGGATCCGGACGGCTGGGCCCGGACCCTGCACACGGACCCGCTGGCCGAGCCCCGGCCGGTGGCCGGACGAGCGGCATACGCCGCTCGAGCCTCGGCATGGACCGGCCTCGAAGACAAGGTCGTCATCGACGCCTTCTGGGACACGGTCGGTGTGCCGCGCGCGCCGTCTCAAGTGGTTCCGGCCAGACACAAGGCTCTCCGAACCGCCGCCAACGCGCTGGACCGAGGCCACGGCACCGTCTGGGCGCCGGACGCCCGCGAAGGCGCCAACGCCGGCGCCGTCGCCCTGCGGTGGGTGCGACCCGACGACGACGGACGGAAGGCCGCAGCGGACCTGACCCGGATCGCTGACAGCGTCCGCGTCATGCCCTTCCTGGAGGGGATTCCGGCGAGCATCCACGGCGTCGTGTTTCCGGACGCTGTCGTCGCCTTCCGCCCAGTCGAGATGCTGGTCCTCCGGCCGGCGAGCGGCGACCGCCTCTTCTACGCCGGCTGCTCCACCTGGTTCGATCCACGACCGGACGATCGCGAGACGATGCGCGCACTCGCCCGCCGCGTTGGCACGGAGCTGCGCGAGCGGGTCGGTTTCCGCGGGTCCTTCGGCATCGACGGCATCCTGGCCGAGGAGGGCTTCCTGCCCACCGAACTCAACCCGCGGCTCGGCGCCGGAGTGAGCACCCTCGCCGGCGCGCTGGGCGACTTTCCTCTCATCCTGCTCTGTTTGGCCATCGCCGAAGGCGAAGAACTCGACTACCGGCCGGAACTCCTCGAACAGGCGGCCGTCGAGGCCGCCGACGCCAACCGCGTCTGCGGCGGCGGCAGGACGACGGAACGGACGCTCACCGACACCGGCACGTACGATCTGGTGCGAGACGGCGACGACTACCGCGAGGCCGAGCCCGGTGAGGAACCCGAGGCGACGCTTCTGTTCGGACCCGGCCCCATCGGCGGGTTCCTGCGCTTCACCCTGAATCCCGCTGCCAACGAGCCCGGGCCACCATCGGCGCCGCAGGCCGCGCGAGCTTTCCGCCTCGCGGATCGCCTGCTCGGCACGGAATTCGGTGATCTGGAGGCGGCGCGGAACGTGAAACCCTAG
- a CDS encoding DUF2339 domain-containing protein, with the protein MPESLDRRVQALEARVRELQEEVAALRGEVEGEQAATSLSPEAPEASPASVEPGPQPVATATAGREPRRPAWRDIDFESLIGGRWLNRIGIFTLLIAAAFFLRYAFENEWIGPTGRVLIGLVSGLALAGYGEWLAARKTRYFAEGMSALGAGVVYLSGYAAWDFYALVPQPAAFAFLALVTAAVIGLSVRRDSQRLAALALAGGFLTPALLSTGTDAQVVLFSYLALLSASLLALALLRGFRVLAPAALVATAGYFIAWYVEFYEGERLLSTALFGTLFYAIYFALPLARVRQARRLRPTELGVLVLALGFFVLLLQQLLYEEHRWLLTGAVLVLAAVHLAVSRALGSWSAGEERRSRQLQDLFAVLAALLATIAFPIRLEGDWITLAWTAEAVALAIAGTRLPSIWMRIFSVALFGVVLLMTPAAFGGRRDLLFVNLRFLTLAGVAAGLVAAAVYVRARLKTTVRMEAPVWAVALVVANVVALVAVSTESWDLVQGLDVDLDLDLAAQVVLSAVWLLWAAALIAAGIRRGAPGLRWQGLALLLVVVGKTFLVDLSFLEQGYRILAFLIVGALLVAVSFLYQRSRRRGSEAEEAG; encoded by the coding sequence GTGCCGGAGTCCCTCGATCGGCGGGTGCAAGCGCTTGAGGCGCGAGTCCGCGAGCTGCAGGAGGAGGTCGCCGCGCTGCGGGGCGAGGTGGAAGGCGAGCAAGCTGCGACGTCGCTGAGCCCGGAAGCGCCCGAGGCCTCGCCGGCTTCGGTCGAGCCGGGCCCTCAGCCCGTCGCGACCGCCACGGCGGGCCGAGAACCCCGGCGCCCCGCCTGGCGCGACATTGACTTCGAGTCCTTGATCGGCGGCCGCTGGCTGAACCGGATCGGCATTTTCACGCTGCTGATCGCGGCCGCCTTCTTCCTGCGCTACGCGTTCGAGAACGAGTGGATCGGGCCGACGGGGCGCGTCCTGATCGGGCTCGTGAGTGGCCTCGCACTCGCCGGCTACGGCGAGTGGCTCGCCGCACGGAAGACGCGCTACTTCGCCGAGGGGATGTCGGCGCTCGGCGCCGGCGTCGTCTACCTTTCGGGCTACGCGGCCTGGGACTTCTACGCCCTCGTTCCGCAGCCGGCGGCGTTCGCGTTCCTCGCCCTCGTCACCGCGGCGGTCATCGGCCTGTCCGTGCGGCGCGACTCGCAGCGACTGGCAGCCCTGGCGCTCGCCGGAGGCTTCCTGACGCCGGCGCTGCTCAGCACCGGCACGGACGCCCAGGTCGTCCTCTTCAGCTACCTCGCCCTGCTCAGCGCCAGCCTGCTCGCGCTGGCCCTTTTGCGCGGTTTCCGCGTCCTGGCGCCGGCCGCCCTGGTCGCGACCGCTGGCTACTTCATCGCCTGGTACGTCGAGTTCTACGAGGGCGAGCGGCTCCTCTCGACCGCTCTCTTCGGCACGCTCTTCTACGCCATCTACTTCGCTCTTCCTCTGGCCCGGGTGCGTCAGGCCCGGCGGCTGCGCCCGACCGAGCTCGGCGTGCTGGTTCTGGCGCTCGGCTTCTTCGTTCTGCTGCTGCAGCAGCTTCTCTACGAGGAACATCGGTGGTTGCTGACCGGAGCCGTCCTGGTCCTGGCGGCTGTCCACCTGGCCGTGTCCCGCGCGCTTGGGAGCTGGAGCGCCGGGGAAGAGCGGCGAAGCCGCCAACTCCAGGACCTGTTCGCCGTCCTCGCCGCGCTGCTGGCCACGATCGCCTTCCCGATCCGGCTCGAGGGCGACTGGATCACCCTGGCGTGGACCGCGGAGGCCGTCGCGCTGGCGATTGCCGGAACGCGGCTGCCGTCGATCTGGATGCGCATCTTCTCGGTTGCCCTCTTCGGCGTCGTACTGCTGATGACGCCGGCCGCCTTCGGCGGGCGGCGCGACCTGCTCTTCGTCAACCTGCGCTTCCTGACGCTGGCCGGGGTGGCGGCCGGACTGGTCGCCGCCGCCGTCTACGTACGCGCCCGGCTGAAGACCACAGTGCGGATGGAGGCGCCCGTTTGGGCCGTCGCGCTCGTTGTCGCCAACGTCGTCGCGCTCGTCGCTGTGTCGACGGAATCGTGGGACCTCGTCCAGGGTCTCGATGTCGACCTGGACCTCGATCTGGCCGCCCAGGTCGTCCTGTCGGCCGTCTGGCTCCTCTGGGCGGCCGCCCTGATCGCCGCCGGCATTCGCCGCGGCGCCCCGGGCCTGCGCTGGCAGGGCCTGGCGCTGCTGCTCGTCGTGGTCGGCAAGACGTTCCTCGTCGACCTGTCATTCCTCGAGCAGGGCTACCGGATCCTGGCCTTCCTGATCGTCGGCGCGCTGCTGGTGGCGGTGTCGTTCCTGTATCAGCGAAGTCGGCGCCGTGGGTCGGAGGCTGAGGAGGCGGGCTAG
- a CDS encoding sulfite oxidase, whose product MRGRVRGIHEVFAVDPERADWEVWGRRSDLRTRRGFLKGLGAMSALVGAKIVFSDLMPAGLIPAAYANQAEPFTIEGKDGLTVLNDRPLCAETPAHLLNDDITPVSRLFVRNNGLPPEDVDAMGWTLTVDGESAAGSMTYTLNDLKERFENISRQLVMECGGNGRSEYDPPASGNQWTVGAVGCPRWDGIRLRDVLEDCGYRDDAVYVAYYGADTTAGGAGVPISRGVPMAKALEAESMIVWGMNGEPLHPMNGHPLRLVFGGWPGSTSGKWLTRLAIRNVVHDGPKMTGMSYKVPREPVAPGAEVAEEDMRIIEAMPVKSLITNPQSGFQHPLGEALPLHGHAWTGDNRVERLDVSIDFGRTWTHAELQPPANRLAWQNWDLDLTFPDAGYHEVWARAADANGDVQPVVLPGWNPRGYLNNACHRIAVYVA is encoded by the coding sequence TCCACGAGGTCTTCGCAGTCGACCCGGAGCGAGCGGACTGGGAAGTGTGGGGCCGCCGCTCGGATCTCCGCACCCGGCGGGGCTTCCTCAAGGGCCTCGGCGCGATGTCGGCCCTGGTCGGCGCGAAGATCGTCTTCTCCGACCTCATGCCCGCCGGCCTGATTCCGGCGGCGTACGCGAACCAGGCAGAGCCGTTCACGATCGAAGGCAAGGACGGTCTGACCGTGCTGAACGACCGGCCGCTCTGCGCCGAAACTCCCGCGCACCTGCTGAACGACGACATCACGCCCGTGAGCCGGCTGTTCGTCCGCAATAACGGCCTTCCGCCGGAGGACGTGGACGCCATGGGCTGGACCCTGACAGTCGACGGCGAGTCCGCCGCCGGTTCGATGACGTACACCCTCAACGACCTGAAGGAGCGCTTCGAGAACATCAGCCGCCAACTCGTCATGGAGTGCGGCGGCAACGGCCGGTCGGAGTACGACCCGCCGGCCTCCGGCAACCAGTGGACGGTGGGCGCCGTCGGGTGTCCGCGCTGGGACGGCATCCGTTTGCGGGACGTCCTGGAAGACTGCGGCTACCGCGACGACGCGGTCTACGTTGCCTACTACGGCGCCGATACGACGGCAGGCGGCGCGGGGGTCCCCATCTCGCGTGGGGTGCCGATGGCCAAGGCCCTGGAAGCCGAGTCGATGATCGTCTGGGGCATGAACGGCGAGCCGCTCCACCCGATGAACGGCCATCCGCTGCGCCTCGTGTTCGGCGGCTGGCCGGGCTCGACGTCCGGCAAGTGGCTGACCCGGCTCGCCATCCGGAACGTCGTCCACGACGGACCGAAGATGACCGGCATGTCCTACAAGGTGCCGCGTGAACCTGTTGCACCGGGGGCCGAGGTCGCCGAAGAGGACATGCGCATCATCGAGGCGATGCCGGTCAAGTCCTTGATTACCAATCCGCAAAGCGGCTTCCAGCATCCGCTTGGTGAGGCGCTGCCGCTCCACGGCCACGCCTGGACCGGCGACAACCGCGTCGAACGTCTGGACGTCTCAATCGACTTCGGCCGCACCTGGACCCACGCCGAGTTGCAGCCGCCGGCGAACCGCCTGGCCTGGCAGAACTGGGACCTCGACCTCACGTTCCCCGACGCTGGTTACCACGAAGTCTGGGCACGGGCGGCCGACGCGAACGGCGACGTACAGCCGGTGGTCCTGCCCGGCTGGAACCCGCGGGGCTACCTGAACAACGCTTGCCACCGGATCGCGGTCTATGTGGCTTAG